The following coding sequences are from one Solidesulfovibrio fructosivorans JJ] window:
- a CDS encoding chemotaxis protein CheD: MEIIVSISDMKVTHRARDVLVTHALGSCLGLAAYDPTTGVAGLIHCLLPVARDGAKEPVKNPFMYVNLGVPQMMRALFNRGATKENLILKAAGCGRMMHISNQFDTGANNFAALKKLLQINEMRLLAEDVGGTIPRTMRLFAETGRVVISSCGRSWDL; the protein is encoded by the coding sequence ATGGAGATCATCGTCAGCATCTCCGACATGAAGGTCACCCACCGGGCCAGGGATGTGCTTGTCACACATGCTTTGGGCTCATGCCTCGGGCTTGCCGCCTACGACCCCACGACCGGCGTGGCCGGGCTCATCCATTGCCTGCTGCCCGTGGCCAGGGACGGCGCCAAGGAGCCTGTCAAAAACCCCTTCATGTATGTTAATCTGGGCGTGCCGCAAATGATGCGAGCCCTGTTCAATAGAGGGGCCACCAAGGAAAACTTGATCCTCAAGGCCGCCGGCTGCGGCCGGATGATGCATATTTCCAACCAGTTCGATACGGGAGCCAACAATTTCGCGGCACTGAAAAAACTGCTGCAGATCAATGAAATGCGCCTGTTGGCCGAGGATGTCGGCGGCACCATTCCGCGCACCATGCGCCTTTTCGCCGAAACGGGCAGGGTTGTGATCTCATCTTGCGGGAGGTCCTGGGATTTATGA
- a CDS encoding M23 family metallopeptidase — protein sequence MFKNYHIVVFRDQHGVCRKLRLRGWLFAAILLLAALLVAGNVFLVKYFYNYKQMERDVTAKEKQATEQTTQLLALSEKVKTLEADLTRLRGFDAKLRLMVGLDKEPRDVSSDGAGDKDFEKRYLPLYRQEMLTRKLHEFLGRLRQTASLERVRQQELVSALSKKGSLPTSMPMSWPVTGWISSPFGERVSPFTGKKELHKGLDISAPIGTPVVAPADGTVTFAGEADDGGSAVTVDHGGGLTTSYSHLRDTEVTAGQTVKRGQTIGHVGDLGQSTGPHLHYETRLGGMPVDPMRYILE from the coding sequence ATGTTTAAAAACTACCATATCGTCGTTTTCCGGGATCAGCACGGCGTGTGCCGCAAGCTGCGCCTGCGTGGCTGGCTTTTCGCGGCCATCCTTCTCCTGGCCGCCCTGCTCGTGGCCGGCAATGTCTTTTTGGTAAAATATTTTTATAATTATAAACAGATGGAACGCGACGTGACCGCCAAGGAGAAGCAGGCCACGGAGCAGACCACCCAGCTTTTGGCCCTGTCGGAAAAGGTCAAGACCCTGGAGGCCGACCTCACCAGGCTGCGCGGCTTCGACGCCAAGCTGCGCCTCATGGTCGGCCTGGACAAGGAGCCGCGCGACGTTTCCTCGGACGGAGCCGGGGACAAGGATTTCGAAAAAAGATACCTGCCGCTCTACCGCCAGGAAATGCTCACCCGCAAGCTCCACGAATTCCTCGGCCGCCTGCGCCAGACCGCCTCCCTGGAACGCGTACGCCAGCAGGAACTTGTAAGCGCCCTGTCCAAGAAAGGAAGCCTGCCCACCTCCATGCCCATGTCCTGGCCGGTGACCGGCTGGATTTCCTCGCCTTTCGGCGAACGGGTGTCACCGTTTACCGGAAAAAAGGAGCTGCACAAGGGCCTCGACATTTCCGCGCCCATCGGCACGCCGGTGGTGGCTCCGGCCGACGGAACGGTCACCTTCGCCGGCGAGGCCGACGACGGGGGATCCGCCGTGACCGTCGACCACGGCGGCGGCTTGACGACCTCCTACAGCCATCTGCGCGACACGGAAGTCACCGCCGGCCAGACCGTCAAGCGGGGCCAGACCATCGGCCACGTGGGCGACCTCGGCCAATCCACGGGGCCCCATCTGCACTATGAGACGCGCCTTGGCGGCATGCCCGTGGACCCCATGCGCTACATTCTGGAATAG
- a CDS encoding DedA family protein: protein MSIEFFKHLIEQYGYLALFVGTFLEGETILLLAGFAAQSPQFGLDLRYVILFAFAGSLAGDQTAFFIGRHFGRRLIHKSEKWRTRAERVHTMLKKYHEILILSFRFFYGLRNLTPFVLGTADITVHKFFLLNAIGAGIWAVVFASAGYAFGSILENVLIRLIDNVHHVELAILGLAAVVIAVVWVVKRLRRR, encoded by the coding sequence ATGTCCATCGAATTCTTCAAACACCTCATTGAGCAATACGGCTACCTCGCCCTTTTTGTCGGCACCTTTCTCGAAGGGGAGACCATTTTGCTTCTGGCCGGATTCGCCGCCCAATCGCCGCAGTTCGGACTGGATTTGCGCTATGTGATCCTTTTTGCCTTTGCCGGCAGCCTGGCCGGAGACCAGACCGCCTTTTTCATCGGCCGCCACTTCGGCCGCCGGCTGATCCACAAAAGCGAGAAATGGCGGACCCGGGCCGAGCGGGTCCACACCATGCTCAAGAAATATCACGAAATCCTGATCCTTTCCTTTCGGTTTTTCTACGGTCTGCGCAATCTCACGCCCTTCGTCCTCGGCACGGCCGACATCACCGTGCACAAGTTCTTCTTGCTCAACGCCATCGGCGCGGGCATATGGGCCGTGGTCTTCGCCTCGGCCGGCTATGCCTTCGGCAGCATTCTGGAAAACGTGCTGATCCGGCTGATCGACAACGTGCATCATGTCGAACTGGCCATATTGGGGCTGGCCGCCGTGGTCATTGCCGTCGTTTGGGTCGTCAAGCGACTGCGCCGCCGTTGA
- a CDS encoding HDOD domain-containing protein, producing MNRREEIIQKAMAIPQMPMPVQKVLSYIGNPEADLRKLARIIEYDPGLTVNVLRMANSSFFGSGGKVTSVKEALMRLGLHRVYQLVIASGVAPMTRFAIKGYGLRPGELLEHSVAVATASETLARELDLAAPPHTFTAGLLVNIGKTVLGSFLEVDAAPILALAHERQISFEQAEEEVLGINHAELGAMLLEGWSIPVPIVNVVRYRLRPDECPEPDLALDLVHVGDVIAKMTGIGMGIDGMQYTPSEAVFARLDLTPVQMENVMAAILEHIAEVRGILMENTL from the coding sequence ATGAACCGACGCGAGGAAATCATCCAAAAGGCCATGGCCATCCCCCAGATGCCCATGCCCGTACAGAAGGTGCTGTCCTATATCGGCAACCCGGAAGCGGATCTGCGCAAACTGGCCCGCATCATCGAATACGACCCGGGGCTCACGGTCAACGTGCTGCGTATGGCCAATTCCTCGTTCTTCGGTTCCGGCGGCAAGGTGACCTCGGTCAAGGAGGCGCTCATGCGCCTGGGGCTGCACCGGGTTTACCAGCTCGTGATCGCCTCCGGCGTCGCGCCCATGACCCGCTTCGCCATCAAGGGCTACGGCCTGCGCCCGGGAGAGCTGCTGGAACATTCCGTGGCCGTGGCCACGGCCTCCGAAACCCTGGCCAGGGAACTGGACCTGGCCGCCCCGCCCCACACCTTCACGGCGGGCCTGCTCGTCAACATCGGCAAGACGGTGCTCGGCTCCTTTCTGGAGGTGGACGCGGCCCCCATCCTGGCCCTGGCCCACGAACGCCAGATTTCCTTCGAGCAGGCCGAGGAGGAAGTCCTCGGCATCAACCACGCCGAACTCGGGGCCATGCTCCTCGAGGGCTGGTCCATCCCGGTCCCCATCGTCAACGTGGTGCGCTACCGCCTGCGCCCCGACGAATGCCCCGAGCCGGACCTGGCCCTGGACCTCGTGCACGTGGGAGACGTCATCGCCAAGATGACCGGCATCGGCATGGGCATCGACGGCATGCAGTACACGCCTTCCGAGGCCGTGTTCGCCCGCCTCGACCTCACCCCCGTCCAGATGGAAAACGTCATGGCCGCCATCCTCGAGCATATCGCCGAAGTACGCGGCATTCTCATGGAAAACACCCTGTAA
- the flhB gene encoding flagellar type III secretion system protein FlhB, giving the protein MARDPSKTEQATQKRRDKAREKGSVARSQELPKLTVLFAGLFVIRLTIRSLGDDLKEVFTLFLGQRLHFEATVDAVNALFWMLSGKLAMMLLPLLVVIAIIAFITQRIQVGSIWHSKLFEPDFSNLFNPIAALQKLLINPKTLVQLGKQVAMASAIAVAPYLIIKNKFNEFLPLFYQSTQSLTTFLLENGFTMVLYTLFPMVLIAVLDVWYTRWDYEENLKMTKDEVKDETKQALGDPVVKQQQRRKMMEVMQRRMLQDVPKADVVITNPTHLACALRYDPKESPAPLLLAKGADHLAEKIKEIARENRIPIRENKPLAQALYKNVEIGQTIPEDLYQAVASILAQLDKFKRPGHNR; this is encoded by the coding sequence ATGGCCAGAGATCCGAGCAAAACAGAACAAGCCACCCAAAAACGGCGCGACAAAGCCCGTGAAAAAGGGTCGGTCGCCCGCAGCCAGGAACTGCCCAAGCTCACCGTGCTGTTCGCCGGGCTTTTCGTCATCCGTTTGACGATCCGCTCCCTGGGCGACGACCTCAAGGAGGTCTTCACCCTTTTTCTAGGCCAGCGCCTGCACTTCGAAGCCACGGTCGACGCGGTCAACGCCCTTTTCTGGATGCTTTCCGGCAAACTGGCCATGATGCTGCTGCCGCTTCTCGTGGTCATCGCCATCATCGCCTTCATCACCCAGCGGATCCAGGTCGGCAGCATCTGGCACTCGAAACTGTTCGAGCCGGATTTCAGCAACCTGTTCAATCCCATAGCCGCGCTGCAAAAGCTCCTCATCAATCCGAAGACTCTCGTGCAGCTCGGCAAGCAGGTGGCCATGGCCTCGGCCATCGCCGTCGCGCCCTACCTGATTATCAAGAACAAATTCAACGAGTTCCTGCCTCTTTTTTACCAGTCGACCCAATCCCTGACGACTTTTTTGCTGGAAAACGGCTTTACCATGGTGCTCTATACCCTGTTTCCCATGGTGCTGATCGCCGTCCTCGACGTCTGGTACACGCGCTGGGACTATGAGGAAAACCTCAAGATGACCAAGGACGAGGTCAAGGACGAGACCAAGCAGGCCCTCGGCGACCCCGTCGTCAAACAGCAGCAGAGGCGCAAGATGATGGAGGTCATGCAGCGGCGCATGCTCCAGGACGTCCCGAAGGCCGACGTGGTCATCACCAACCCGACCCACCTCGCCTGCGCCCTGCGCTACGATCCCAAGGAATCACCGGCTCCTCTGCTTTTGGCCAAGGGCGCCGATCATCTGGCCGAGAAGATCAAGGAAATCGCCCGGGAAAACCGCATTCCCATCCGGGAGAACAAGCCCCTGGCACAGGCCTTGTATAAGAACGTGGAAATCGGCCAGACCATACCCGAGGACCTCTACCAGGCAGTGGCCTCGATCCTGGCCCAGCTCGACAAGTTCAAGCGTCCCGGCCACAATCGCTGA
- the fliR gene encoding flagellar biosynthetic protein FliR yields the protein MNLFQFDPATVFSFVLTLMRISLVVFLLPFFGANLLPNMVKAAFCLMLTLAVFPMLSFPGTMMPANVWSLSLMLLGEVVMGLLLNILVLFLFAAVQCAGAIMGFSMGFSLMNSMDPLTGASESGLGHLMSQVTTMLFLSLNGHLVLLGGLAQSFKLVPPGGLLISPALGEHLIVFSGQMFVMALKIAAPIMASIFLVDLALALVARAAPQMNVLFIGFPLKIGVGFLFMTLVFGALALYVGRYVAEIGPMYTLMLKASG from the coding sequence ATGAATCTGTTCCAGTTCGACCCCGCCACCGTGTTCAGCTTCGTGCTGACGCTCATGCGCATAAGCCTGGTGGTGTTTCTGCTGCCGTTTTTCGGGGCCAACCTCCTGCCGAACATGGTCAAGGCGGCGTTTTGCCTGATGCTGACCCTGGCCGTCTTTCCCATGCTGTCCTTTCCCGGGACCATGATGCCGGCCAACGTCTGGTCGTTGTCACTCATGCTCCTCGGCGAAGTGGTCATGGGCCTTTTGCTCAACATCCTGGTTCTGTTTCTGTTCGCGGCCGTACAGTGCGCCGGCGCCATCATGGGCTTTTCCATGGGTTTTTCGCTCATGAACAGCATGGACCCCCTGACCGGCGCCTCGGAGTCGGGCCTCGGGCACCTGATGAGCCAGGTGACCACCATGCTTTTTCTGAGCTTGAACGGGCATCTGGTCCTGCTCGGCGGACTGGCGCAGAGCTTCAAGCTGGTGCCGCCGGGAGGGCTGCTCATAAGCCCGGCCCTGGGCGAGCATCTCATCGTCTTTTCCGGACAGATGTTCGTCATGGCGCTTAAAATCGCGGCCCCGATCATGGCCTCGATCTTCCTGGTGGACTTGGCCCTGGCCCTGGTGGCCCGGGCCGCGCCCCAGATGAACGTGCTTTTCATCGGTTTTCCGCTCAAAATCGGCGTGGGCTTTCTCTTCATGACCCTGGTCTTCGGCGCGCTGGCGCTCTATGTCGGGCGCTATGTCGCCGAGATCGGCCCGATGTACACGCTCATGCTCAAGGCGTCGGGATAA
- a CDS encoding tRNA lysidine(34) synthetase, which yields MTGATRFLRTRDLGYAQRTCVAKAGKLMMRTGQLAPKARVGVAVSGGVDSLVMLAVLAIRRRIVPFPVELMLLHLNPGFDKENHLPLVDLAAEMGLAAHIEVTDFGPRAFSEENKKNSPCFYCAWLRRKRLFDLCAAYGLTHLAFGHNADDLAATFFLNMFQNGRVDGLSCRESFFHGRLTVIRPLLLVDKKSIIRAAKAWELPVFANPCPMAGKSMRHEAEGWIAGICAGDKKRAVNLEHALGRWQLDKDAWPG from the coding sequence ATGACGGGCGCGACACGATTCCTGCGGACCCGGGACCTGGGCTATGCCCAGCGGACCTGCGTGGCCAAGGCCGGCAAACTCATGATGCGGACCGGACAGCTGGCGCCGAAGGCCCGGGTCGGCGTGGCCGTTTCCGGCGGCGTGGACAGCCTGGTGATGCTGGCGGTCCTCGCCATCCGACGTCGCATCGTTCCCTTTCCCGTGGAGCTGATGCTGCTCCACTTAAACCCCGGCTTCGACAAGGAAAACCATTTGCCGCTCGTCGATCTGGCGGCGGAGATGGGCCTGGCCGCCCATATCGAAGTCACGGACTTCGGCCCTCGGGCCTTTTCCGAAGAGAACAAAAAAAACTCCCCTTGTTTTTATTGCGCCTGGCTGCGCCGCAAGCGGCTTTTTGACCTGTGCGCCGCCTATGGGCTCACCCACCTGGCCTTCGGCCACAACGCCGACGATCTGGCCGCGACCTTTTTCCTCAACATGTTCCAAAACGGCCGCGTGGACGGCCTGTCCTGCCGGGAATCCTTTTTTCACGGACGGCTGACGGTCATCCGTCCGCTGCTTCTGGTCGACAAAAAAAGCATCATCCGGGCGGCCAAGGCCTGGGAACTGCCGGTCTTCGCCAATCCCTGCCCCATGGCCGGCAAGTCCATGCGCCACGAAGCCGAGGGGTGGATCGCCGGCATCTGCGCCGGCGACAAGAAACGCGCCGTCAACCTGGAGCACGCCCTGGGCCGCTGGCAGCTTGACAAGGACGCATGGCCCGGCTAG